A portion of the Mustela erminea isolate mMusErm1 chromosome 19, mMusErm1.Pri, whole genome shotgun sequence genome contains these proteins:
- the FAM71E2 gene encoding protein FAM71E2 isoform X2, which yields MNRFRNIKRMQPLQGPSKWVPTLGELQKTLQKGEYLPLRPLPMFESNFVQVNNRGAPVYVHHRTNRLTMGVAASLPGLVLPDILLIAERGEGRECSNLVLTRMLPLDLAHLYVHDLSACRLKLRLVTGRYYYLELDAPDNELGFLFDRWIRLINLLHEPATTWAPRTLSTPTMGLVHVVPPASTWRLQAQPQSKRSVMIAEPTFPYKLMASQRQKKTKTLKRRFKSQAVGDSVPLIWSHAEHAQAKKKPTEKSQPKLYLDTSQTKIQVSEKPSITIRTIFSIISNTINHTQSSSKGHSSDSEVGTVLGGLVETPVRCISEDSQEPSLVGSYDCLDAYLWQQDVEDLMDPDTSTLSSSSFSPAPGPPAFYFPHALPSGRKHKEKAGQRPRPSRSQKSPSTRATSSRVPFILDQSKKVSAVRAPSQKTSAAPGPSRRVPTAPGAPQKVPTAPGAPQKVPAARGPSRKATPVVTTSPKAPPAHGASRKPPATSAVSRKAQAIPAPSRKPPPMLASPQKPPAVPFLSQKSPPTLALPPKAVSPTLQRKKSLFIPTPSQKAVTSPSRYKMTPERADFGLGPEIGPRRDVAERRKQEGAPQPMLFVGTQEMDVLETRTQKTSMELPFTTTKKQSEEVVISKAREITLDGLKGRGLLEDKVHRKKEKISLDMPGFKSKERGEQHRWLKTQELAIEGGPEEQSRPFSVEGLTLAKMMIMANCKEPPQRQAAVGLPSWLSAPQASMSAEGTGPFSPCSAPLSERKPVVVRKQSPLGSWVPSSERKPMAAREQSPVGSWAPSMEGTLAGFKEQSPLSSWVPSMEGPSVEGREQSPVGSWVPSPERKPVAVREQSPVGSWAPSTEGTSVGCREQSPVGSWVPSPERKPVAVREQSPVGSWVPSPERKPMAVREQTLVGSWAPLMEGTSVGGREQSPMGSWVPSTEGTSVGGREQSPVGSWAPSMEGTSVRGREQSPVGSWVPSPERKPVAVREQSPVGSWAPSMEGTSVGGREQSPVGSWVPSPERKPVAVREQSPVGSWAPSTEGTSVGGREQSPVGSWVPSPERKPVAVREQSPVSSWAPSTEGTPAGGTQQSPVGSWVPSMEGTSVGGREQSPVGTWVKGKIHRWAERSRHQWAEERANVEELSQDTMGPSEVPYLPEQEMGSVSSSQKMDNVSLSPTPLPASEGEDTTRSPTSLTPVSEVGAGGSPPLSSISQEPLEPKEMSDLSPVTTTGLSSAGVSPSPLEVESGTDLAASGDKEEEQDVFSPSASMLSTESPQ from the exons ATGAACCGGTTTCGCAACATCAAGCGCATGCAGCCACTCCAGGGACCCTCAAAATGGGTCCCCACTCTGGGCGAGTTGCAGAAGACCCTCCAGAAGGGCGAGTACCTGCCCCTCCGCCCGCTGCCCATGTTCGAGAGTAACTTTGTGCAG GTGAACAATCGAGGGGCCCCCGTGTACGTGCACCACAGAACCAACCGTCTGACCATGGGTGTGGCTGCCTCCCTGCCAGGCCTGGTATTGCCAGACATCTTGCTGATCGCTGAGCGCGGAGAGGGCAGGGAGTGCTCCAACCTCGTCCTCACCAG GATGCTCCCGCTGGACCTGGCCCACCTCTACGTGCACGACCTGTCTGCCTGCCGCCTGAAGCTACGCCTGGTCACAGGTCGCTACTACTACCTGGAGCTGGATGCCCCTGATAATGAGCTTGGCTTCCTGTTTGACCGCTGGATCCGTCTCATCAACCTACTCCATGAGCCGGCCACAACCTGGGCCCCCCGGACCCTGAGCACACCAACCATGGGCCTGGTCCATGTGGTACCCCCCGCCTCCACCTGGCGTCTCCAG GCCCAGCCCCAGTCCAAACGTTCAG TCATGATTGCCGAGCCCACATTTCCTTACAAGCTGATGGCATCTCAGAGACAGAAGAAGACCAAG ACCCTCAAGCGCAGATTCAAGTCTCAGGCCGTGGGCGATTCTGTGCCTCTTATCTGGTCGCATGCGGAGCATGCTCAAGCTAAGAAGAAACCTACAGAAAA GTCCCAACCAAAACTCTACTTGGACACATCTCAGACGAAAATCCAGGTTTCTG AGAAGCCCAGCATCACCATCCGTACCATCTTCAGCATCATTTCCAACACCATCAACCACACACAGTCCTCTTCCAAG GGTCACTCATCTGACTCAGAGGTGGGCACGGTTCTCGGAGGCTTAGTGGAGACCCCTGTCCGGTGCATCTCGGAGGACAGCCAGGAGCCTTCCCTGGTGGGCTCCTATGACTGCTTGGACGCCTACCTGTGGCAGCAGGATGTTGAAGACCTGATGGACCCGGATACCAGCACtttgtcttcttcctccttcagCCCCGCCCCTGGCCCTCCAGCCTTCTACTTCCCTCATGCTTTACCCTCTGGCCGGAAGCACAAGGAAAAGGCCGGGCAGAGGCCGCGGCCATCGCGCTCCCAGAAGTCCCCATCTACCCGGGCCACCTCTTCGAGGGTTCCATTCATCCTCGACCAGTCCAAGAAGGTCTCGGCAGTGCGCGCCCCATCCCAGAAGACCTCAGCTGCCCCTGGCCCATCCCGGAGGGTCCCCACTGCTCCTGGTGCCCCTCAGAAGGTCCCCACTGCGCCTGGTGCCCCTCAAAAGGTCCCAGCAGCACGGGGCCCATCTCGGAAGGCAACACCTGTAGTGACCACCTCCCCGAAGGCCCCACCAGCTCACGGTGCATCCCGGAAGCCTCCAGCTACCTCGGCTGTTTCTCGGAAGGCCCAAGCCATACCTGCCCCATCTCGGAAGCCCCCACCCATGTTGGCTAGTCCTCAGAAGCCTCCAGCCGTACCTTTCCTGTCTCAGAAGTCCCCACCCACCCTGGCTCTTCCCCCAAAGGCCGTGTCCCCCACTCTCCAAAGGAAGAAATCTTTGTTCATCCCTACCCCATCCCAGAAGGCTGTGACCTCACCTAGTCGGTACAAGATGACCCCGGAGAGGGCTGATTTTGGCCTGGGGCCCGAGATAGGTCCTAGAAGGGATGTggctgagagaaggaagcaggaaggggcACCCCAGCCCATGTTGTTCGTGGGCACCCAGGAGATGGATGTACTGGAGACGAGGACCCAGAAGACATCCATGGAGCTGCCTTTCACCACCACGAAGAAGCAGTCAGAGGAAGTCGTGATCAGCAAAGCCCGGGAAATCACCCTGGATGGCCTGAAGGGTCGGGGCTTGCTGGAGGACAAGGTccacagaaagaaggagaagatatCCCTGGACATGCCTGGCTTCAAATccaaggagaggggagagcagcaCAGGTGGCTCAAGACCCAGGAGCTGGCCATCgagggaggcccagaggagcAGAGCAGGCCCTTCTCGGTAGAAGGCCTCACGCTCGCCAAGATGATGATCATGGCCAACTGCAAGGAGCCCCCCCAGAGACAAGCTGCAGTCGGCCTGCCCTCCTGGCTCTCAGCTCCCCAGGCATCTATGTCAGCAGAGGGTACAGGGCCCTTCAGTCCCTGTTCTGCACCCTTGTCAGAGAGGAAACCAGTGGTAGTTAGGAAGCAGTCCCCATTGGGTTCCTGGGTGCCCTCATCAGAGAGGAAACCAATGGCAGCTAGGGAGCAGTCCCCAGTGGGCTCCTGGGCGCCTTCGATGGAGGGGACCCTGGCGGGGTTTAAGGAGCAGTCCCCATTGAGCTCCTGGGTACCCTCAATGGAGGGGCCCTCAGTGGAGGGTAGGGAGCAGTCCCCGGTGGGCTCATGGGTGCCCTCACCAGAGAGGAAACCAGTGGCAGTTAGGGAGCAGTCCCCGGTGGGCTCCTGGGCACCCTCGACAGAGGGGACCTCAGTGGGGTGTAGGGAGCAGTCCCCGGTGGGATCCTGGGTGCCCTCGCCAGAGAGGAAACCAGTGGCAGTTAGGGAGCAGTCCCCGGTGGGCTCCTGGGTGCCCTCGCCAGAGAGGAAACCAATGGCAGTTAGGGAGCAGACCCTGGTGGGCTCCTGGGCACCCTTGATGGAGGGGACCTCAGTGGGGGGTAGGGAGCAGTCCCCAATGGGCTCCTGGGTGCCCTCGACAGAGGGGACCTCAGTGGGGGGTAGGGAGCAGTCCCCGGTGG GCTCTTGGGCACCCTCGATGGAGGGGACCTCAGTGAGGGGTAGGGAGCAGTCCCCAGTGGGTTCCTGGGTGCCCTCGCCAGAGAGGAAACCAGTAGCAGTTAGGGAGCAGTCCCCGGTGGGCTCCTGGGCACCCTCAATGGAGGGGACCTCAGTGGGGG GTAGGGAGCAGTCCCcagtgggctcctgggtgcccTCGCCAGAGAGGAAACCAGTGGCAGTTAGGGAGCAGTCCCCGGTGGGCTCCTGGGCACCCTCGACAGAGGGGACCTCAGTGGGGGGTAGGGAGCAGTCCCCGGTGGGCTCATGGGTGCCCTCACCAGAGAGGAAACCAGTGGCAGTTAGGGAGCAGTCCCCGGTGAGCTCCTGGGCGCCCTCAACAGAGGGGACCCCAGCGGGAGGTACACAGCAGTCCCcagtgggctcctgggtgcccTCAATGGAGGGGACCTCAGTGGGGGGTAGAGAGCAGTCcccagtgggcacctgggtgaaggggaaaatacatcggtgggcagagaggagcaggcatcagtgggcagaggagagagcaaATGTAGAGGAGCTGTCCCAGGATACCATGGGGCCTTCTGAGGTGCCCTACCTCCCCGAGCAGGAGATGGGCAGTGTCTCCAGCAGCCAGAAGATGGACAATGTCTCCCTgtctcccacccctctgcctgcatcAGAGGGGGAGGATACAACCCGGTCGCCAACCTCACTGACCCCCGTGTCAGAAGTGGGAGCTGGGGGGTCCCCACCGCTCAGCAGCATATCTCAAGAGCCTCTCGAGCCCAAGGAGATGTCAGACCTCAGCCCTGTGACCACAACGGGGCTGTCCTCAGCGGGTGTCTCACCCTCACCCTTGGAAGTTGAGAGCGGGACGGACCTGGCTGCCAGCGGGGATAAGGAAGAGGAACAGGATGTCTTCAGCCCTTCAGCCAG catgCTCAGTACCGAGAGCCCTCAATAG
- the FAM71E2 gene encoding protein FAM71E2 isoform X4, producing MNRFRNIKRMQPLQGPSKWVPTLGELQKTLQKGEYLPLRPLPMFESNFVQVNNRGAPVYVHHRTNRLTMGVAASLPGLVLPDILLIAERGEGRECSNLVLTRMLPLDLAHLYVHDLSACRLKLRLVTGRYYYLELDAPDNELGFLFDRWIRLINLLHEPATTWAPRTLSTPTMGLVHVVPPASTWRLQAQPQSKRSVMIAEPTFPYKLMASQRQKKTKTLKRRFKSQAVGDSVPLIWSHAEHAQAKKKPTEKSQPKLYLDTSQTKIQVSEKPSITIRTIFSIISNTINHTQSSSKGHSSDSEVGTVLGGLVETPVRCISEDSQEPSLVGSYDCLDAYLWQQDVEDLMDPDTSTLSSSSFSPAPGPPAFYFPHALPSGRKHKEKAGQRPRPSRSQKSPSTRATSSRVPFILDQSKKVSAVRAPSQKTSAAPGPSRRVPTAPGAPQKVPTAPGAPQKVPAARGPSRKATPVVTTSPKAPPAHGASRKPPATSAVSRKAQAIPAPSRKPPPMLASPQKPPAVPFLSQKSPPTLALPPKAVSPTLQRKKSLFIPTPSQKAVTSPSRYKMTPERADFGLGPEIGPRRDVAERRKQEGAPQPMLFVGTQEMDVLETRTQKTSMELPFTTTKKQSEEVVISKAREITLDGLKGRGLLEDKVHRKKEKISLDMPGFKSKERGEQHRWLKTQELAIEGGPEEQSRPFSVEGLTLAKMMIMANCKEPPQRQAAVGLPSWLSAPQASMSAEGTGPFSPCSAPLSERKPVVVRKQSPLGSWVPSSERKPMAAREQSPVGSWAPSMEGTLAGFKEQSPLSSWVPSMEGPSVEGREQSPVGSWVPSPERKPVAVREQSPVGSWAPSTEGTSVGCREQSPVGSWVPSPERKPVAVREQSPVGSWVPSPERKPMAVREQTLVGSWAPLMEGTSVGVREQSPVGSWAPSMEGTSVGGREQSPVGSWAPSTEGTLMGGREQSPVGSWVPSPERKPVAVREQSPVGSWAPSTEGTSVGGREQSPVGSWVPSPERKPVAVREQSPVSSWAPSTEGTPAGGTQQSPVGSWVPSMEGTSVGGREQSPVGTWVKGKIHRWAERSRHQWAEERANVEELSQDTMGPSEVPYLPEQEMGSVSSSQKMDNVSLSPTPLPASEGEDTTRSPTSLTPVSEVGAGGSPPLSSISQEPLEPKEMSDLSPVTTTGLSSAGVSPSPLEVESGTDLAASGDKEEEQDVFSPSASMLSTESPQ from the exons ATGAACCGGTTTCGCAACATCAAGCGCATGCAGCCACTCCAGGGACCCTCAAAATGGGTCCCCACTCTGGGCGAGTTGCAGAAGACCCTCCAGAAGGGCGAGTACCTGCCCCTCCGCCCGCTGCCCATGTTCGAGAGTAACTTTGTGCAG GTGAACAATCGAGGGGCCCCCGTGTACGTGCACCACAGAACCAACCGTCTGACCATGGGTGTGGCTGCCTCCCTGCCAGGCCTGGTATTGCCAGACATCTTGCTGATCGCTGAGCGCGGAGAGGGCAGGGAGTGCTCCAACCTCGTCCTCACCAG GATGCTCCCGCTGGACCTGGCCCACCTCTACGTGCACGACCTGTCTGCCTGCCGCCTGAAGCTACGCCTGGTCACAGGTCGCTACTACTACCTGGAGCTGGATGCCCCTGATAATGAGCTTGGCTTCCTGTTTGACCGCTGGATCCGTCTCATCAACCTACTCCATGAGCCGGCCACAACCTGGGCCCCCCGGACCCTGAGCACACCAACCATGGGCCTGGTCCATGTGGTACCCCCCGCCTCCACCTGGCGTCTCCAG GCCCAGCCCCAGTCCAAACGTTCAG TCATGATTGCCGAGCCCACATTTCCTTACAAGCTGATGGCATCTCAGAGACAGAAGAAGACCAAG ACCCTCAAGCGCAGATTCAAGTCTCAGGCCGTGGGCGATTCTGTGCCTCTTATCTGGTCGCATGCGGAGCATGCTCAAGCTAAGAAGAAACCTACAGAAAA GTCCCAACCAAAACTCTACTTGGACACATCTCAGACGAAAATCCAGGTTTCTG AGAAGCCCAGCATCACCATCCGTACCATCTTCAGCATCATTTCCAACACCATCAACCACACACAGTCCTCTTCCAAG GGTCACTCATCTGACTCAGAGGTGGGCACGGTTCTCGGAGGCTTAGTGGAGACCCCTGTCCGGTGCATCTCGGAGGACAGCCAGGAGCCTTCCCTGGTGGGCTCCTATGACTGCTTGGACGCCTACCTGTGGCAGCAGGATGTTGAAGACCTGATGGACCCGGATACCAGCACtttgtcttcttcctccttcagCCCCGCCCCTGGCCCTCCAGCCTTCTACTTCCCTCATGCTTTACCCTCTGGCCGGAAGCACAAGGAAAAGGCCGGGCAGAGGCCGCGGCCATCGCGCTCCCAGAAGTCCCCATCTACCCGGGCCACCTCTTCGAGGGTTCCATTCATCCTCGACCAGTCCAAGAAGGTCTCGGCAGTGCGCGCCCCATCCCAGAAGACCTCAGCTGCCCCTGGCCCATCCCGGAGGGTCCCCACTGCTCCTGGTGCCCCTCAGAAGGTCCCCACTGCGCCTGGTGCCCCTCAAAAGGTCCCAGCAGCACGGGGCCCATCTCGGAAGGCAACACCTGTAGTGACCACCTCCCCGAAGGCCCCACCAGCTCACGGTGCATCCCGGAAGCCTCCAGCTACCTCGGCTGTTTCTCGGAAGGCCCAAGCCATACCTGCCCCATCTCGGAAGCCCCCACCCATGTTGGCTAGTCCTCAGAAGCCTCCAGCCGTACCTTTCCTGTCTCAGAAGTCCCCACCCACCCTGGCTCTTCCCCCAAAGGCCGTGTCCCCCACTCTCCAAAGGAAGAAATCTTTGTTCATCCCTACCCCATCCCAGAAGGCTGTGACCTCACCTAGTCGGTACAAGATGACCCCGGAGAGGGCTGATTTTGGCCTGGGGCCCGAGATAGGTCCTAGAAGGGATGTggctgagagaaggaagcaggaaggggcACCCCAGCCCATGTTGTTCGTGGGCACCCAGGAGATGGATGTACTGGAGACGAGGACCCAGAAGACATCCATGGAGCTGCCTTTCACCACCACGAAGAAGCAGTCAGAGGAAGTCGTGATCAGCAAAGCCCGGGAAATCACCCTGGATGGCCTGAAGGGTCGGGGCTTGCTGGAGGACAAGGTccacagaaagaaggagaagatatCCCTGGACATGCCTGGCTTCAAATccaaggagaggggagagcagcaCAGGTGGCTCAAGACCCAGGAGCTGGCCATCgagggaggcccagaggagcAGAGCAGGCCCTTCTCGGTAGAAGGCCTCACGCTCGCCAAGATGATGATCATGGCCAACTGCAAGGAGCCCCCCCAGAGACAAGCTGCAGTCGGCCTGCCCTCCTGGCTCTCAGCTCCCCAGGCATCTATGTCAGCAGAGGGTACAGGGCCCTTCAGTCCCTGTTCTGCACCCTTGTCAGAGAGGAAACCAGTGGTAGTTAGGAAGCAGTCCCCATTGGGTTCCTGGGTGCCCTCATCAGAGAGGAAACCAATGGCAGCTAGGGAGCAGTCCCCAGTGGGCTCCTGGGCGCCTTCGATGGAGGGGACCCTGGCGGGGTTTAAGGAGCAGTCCCCATTGAGCTCCTGGGTACCCTCAATGGAGGGGCCCTCAGTGGAGGGTAGGGAGCAGTCCCCGGTGGGCTCATGGGTGCCCTCACCAGAGAGGAAACCAGTGGCAGTTAGGGAGCAGTCCCCGGTGGGCTCCTGGGCACCCTCGACAGAGGGGACCTCAGTGGGGTGTAGGGAGCAGTCCCCGGTGGGATCCTGGGTGCCCTCGCCAGAGAGGAAACCAGTGGCAGTTAGGGAGCAGTCCCCGGTGGGCTCCTGGGTGCCCTCGCCAGAGAGGAAACCAATGGCAGTTAGGGAGCAGACCCTGGTGGGCTCCTGGGCACCCTTGATGGAGGGGACCTCAGTGGGGG TTAGGGAGCAGTCCCCGGTGGGCTCCTGGGCACCCTCAATGGAGGGGACCTCAGTGGGGGGTAGGGAGCAGTCCCCAGTGGGCTCCTGGGCACCCTCGACAGAGGGGACCTTAATGGGGGGTAGGGAGCAGTCCCcagtgggctcctgggtgcccTCGCCAGAGAGGAAACCAGTGGCAGTTAGGGAGCAGTCCCCGGTGGGCTCCTGGGCACCCTCGACAGAGGGGACCTCAGTGGGGGGTAGGGAGCAGTCCCCGGTGGGCTCATGGGTGCCCTCACCAGAGAGGAAACCAGTGGCAGTTAGGGAGCAGTCCCCGGTGAGCTCCTGGGCGCCCTCAACAGAGGGGACCCCAGCGGGAGGTACACAGCAGTCCCcagtgggctcctgggtgcccTCAATGGAGGGGACCTCAGTGGGGGGTAGAGAGCAGTCcccagtgggcacctgggtgaaggggaaaatacatcggtgggcagagaggagcaggcatcagtgggcagaggagagagcaaATGTAGAGGAGCTGTCCCAGGATACCATGGGGCCTTCTGAGGTGCCCTACCTCCCCGAGCAGGAGATGGGCAGTGTCTCCAGCAGCCAGAAGATGGACAATGTCTCCCTgtctcccacccctctgcctgcatcAGAGGGGGAGGATACAACCCGGTCGCCAACCTCACTGACCCCCGTGTCAGAAGTGGGAGCTGGGGGGTCCCCACCGCTCAGCAGCATATCTCAAGAGCCTCTCGAGCCCAAGGAGATGTCAGACCTCAGCCCTGTGACCACAACGGGGCTGTCCTCAGCGGGTGTCTCACCCTCACCCTTGGAAGTTGAGAGCGGGACGGACCTGGCTGCCAGCGGGGATAAGGAAGAGGAACAGGATGTCTTCAGCCCTTCAGCCAG catgCTCAGTACCGAGAGCCCTCAATAG
- the FAM71E2 gene encoding protein FAM71E2 isoform X3, translating to MNRFRNIKRMQPLQGPSKWVPTLGELQKTLQKGEYLPLRPLPMFESNFVQVNNRGAPVYVHHRTNRLTMGVAASLPGLVLPDILLIAERGEGRECSNLVLTRMLPLDLAHLYVHDLSACRLKLRLVTGRYYYLELDAPDNELGFLFDRWIRLINLLHEPATTWAPRTLSTPTMGLVHVVPPASTWRLQAQPQSKRSVMIAEPTFPYKLMASQRQKKTKTLKRRFKSQAVGDSVPLIWSHAEHAQAKKKPTEKSQPKLYLDTSQTKIQVSEKPSITIRTIFSIISNTINHTQSSSKGHSSDSEVGTVLGGLVETPVRCISEDSQEPSLVGSYDCLDAYLWQQDVEDLMDPDTSTLSSSSFSPAPGPPAFYFPHALPSGRKHKEKAGQRPRPSRSQKSPSTRATSSRVPFILDQSKKVSAVRAPSQKTSAAPGPSRRVPTAPGAPQKVPTAPGAPQKVPAARGPSRKATPVVTTSPKAPPAHGASRKPPATSAVSRKAQAIPAPSRKPPPMLASPQKPPAVPFLSQKSPPTLALPPKAVSPTLQRKKSLFIPTPSQKAVTSPSRYKMTPERADFGLGPEIGPRRDVAERRKQEGAPQPMLFVGTQEMDVLETRTQKTSMELPFTTTKKQSEEVVISKAREITLDGLKGRGLLEDKVHRKKEKISLDMPGFKSKERGEQHRWLKTQELAIEGGPEEQSRPFSVEGLTLAKMMIMANCKEPPQRQAAVGLPSWLSAPQASMSAEGTGPFSPCSAPLSERKPVVVRKQSPLGSWVPSSERKPMAAREQSPVGSWAPSMEGTLAGFKEQSPLSSWVPSMEGPSVEVREQSPVGSWVPSPERKPMAVREQTLVGSWAPLMEGTSVGGREQSPMGSWVPSTEGTSVGGREQSPVGSWAPSMEGTSVRGREQSPVGSWVPSPERKPVAVREQSPVGSWAPSMEGTSVGGREQSPVGSWAPSTEGTLMGGREQSPVGSWVPSPERKPVAVREQSPVGSWAPSTEGTSVGGREQSPVGSWVPSPERKPVAVREQSPVSSWAPSTEGTPAGGTQQSPVGSWVPSMEGTSVGGREQSPVGTWVKGKIHRWAERSRHQWAEERANVEELSQDTMGPSEVPYLPEQEMGSVSSSQKMDNVSLSPTPLPASEGEDTTRSPTSLTPVSEVGAGGSPPLSSISQEPLEPKEMSDLSPVTTTGLSSAGVSPSPLEVESGTDLAASGDKEEEQDVFSPSASMLSTESPQ from the exons ATGAACCGGTTTCGCAACATCAAGCGCATGCAGCCACTCCAGGGACCCTCAAAATGGGTCCCCACTCTGGGCGAGTTGCAGAAGACCCTCCAGAAGGGCGAGTACCTGCCCCTCCGCCCGCTGCCCATGTTCGAGAGTAACTTTGTGCAG GTGAACAATCGAGGGGCCCCCGTGTACGTGCACCACAGAACCAACCGTCTGACCATGGGTGTGGCTGCCTCCCTGCCAGGCCTGGTATTGCCAGACATCTTGCTGATCGCTGAGCGCGGAGAGGGCAGGGAGTGCTCCAACCTCGTCCTCACCAG GATGCTCCCGCTGGACCTGGCCCACCTCTACGTGCACGACCTGTCTGCCTGCCGCCTGAAGCTACGCCTGGTCACAGGTCGCTACTACTACCTGGAGCTGGATGCCCCTGATAATGAGCTTGGCTTCCTGTTTGACCGCTGGATCCGTCTCATCAACCTACTCCATGAGCCGGCCACAACCTGGGCCCCCCGGACCCTGAGCACACCAACCATGGGCCTGGTCCATGTGGTACCCCCCGCCTCCACCTGGCGTCTCCAG GCCCAGCCCCAGTCCAAACGTTCAG TCATGATTGCCGAGCCCACATTTCCTTACAAGCTGATGGCATCTCAGAGACAGAAGAAGACCAAG ACCCTCAAGCGCAGATTCAAGTCTCAGGCCGTGGGCGATTCTGTGCCTCTTATCTGGTCGCATGCGGAGCATGCTCAAGCTAAGAAGAAACCTACAGAAAA GTCCCAACCAAAACTCTACTTGGACACATCTCAGACGAAAATCCAGGTTTCTG AGAAGCCCAGCATCACCATCCGTACCATCTTCAGCATCATTTCCAACACCATCAACCACACACAGTCCTCTTCCAAG GGTCACTCATCTGACTCAGAGGTGGGCACGGTTCTCGGAGGCTTAGTGGAGACCCCTGTCCGGTGCATCTCGGAGGACAGCCAGGAGCCTTCCCTGGTGGGCTCCTATGACTGCTTGGACGCCTACCTGTGGCAGCAGGATGTTGAAGACCTGATGGACCCGGATACCAGCACtttgtcttcttcctccttcagCCCCGCCCCTGGCCCTCCAGCCTTCTACTTCCCTCATGCTTTACCCTCTGGCCGGAAGCACAAGGAAAAGGCCGGGCAGAGGCCGCGGCCATCGCGCTCCCAGAAGTCCCCATCTACCCGGGCCACCTCTTCGAGGGTTCCATTCATCCTCGACCAGTCCAAGAAGGTCTCGGCAGTGCGCGCCCCATCCCAGAAGACCTCAGCTGCCCCTGGCCCATCCCGGAGGGTCCCCACTGCTCCTGGTGCCCCTCAGAAGGTCCCCACTGCGCCTGGTGCCCCTCAAAAGGTCCCAGCAGCACGGGGCCCATCTCGGAAGGCAACACCTGTAGTGACCACCTCCCCGAAGGCCCCACCAGCTCACGGTGCATCCCGGAAGCCTCCAGCTACCTCGGCTGTTTCTCGGAAGGCCCAAGCCATACCTGCCCCATCTCGGAAGCCCCCACCCATGTTGGCTAGTCCTCAGAAGCCTCCAGCCGTACCTTTCCTGTCTCAGAAGTCCCCACCCACCCTGGCTCTTCCCCCAAAGGCCGTGTCCCCCACTCTCCAAAGGAAGAAATCTTTGTTCATCCCTACCCCATCCCAGAAGGCTGTGACCTCACCTAGTCGGTACAAGATGACCCCGGAGAGGGCTGATTTTGGCCTGGGGCCCGAGATAGGTCCTAGAAGGGATGTggctgagagaaggaagcaggaaggggcACCCCAGCCCATGTTGTTCGTGGGCACCCAGGAGATGGATGTACTGGAGACGAGGACCCAGAAGACATCCATGGAGCTGCCTTTCACCACCACGAAGAAGCAGTCAGAGGAAGTCGTGATCAGCAAAGCCCGGGAAATCACCCTGGATGGCCTGAAGGGTCGGGGCTTGCTGGAGGACAAGGTccacagaaagaaggagaagatatCCCTGGACATGCCTGGCTTCAAATccaaggagaggggagagcagcaCAGGTGGCTCAAGACCCAGGAGCTGGCCATCgagggaggcccagaggagcAGAGCAGGCCCTTCTCGGTAGAAGGCCTCACGCTCGCCAAGATGATGATCATGGCCAACTGCAAGGAGCCCCCCCAGAGACAAGCTGCAGTCGGCCTGCCCTCCTGGCTCTCAGCTCCCCAGGCATCTATGTCAGCAGAGGGTACAGGGCCCTTCAGTCCCTGTTCTGCACCCTTGTCAGAGAGGAAACCAGTGGTAGTTAGGAAGCAGTCCCCATTGGGTTCCTGGGTGCCCTCATCAGAGAGGAAACCAATGGCAGCTAGGGAGCAGTCCCCAGTGGGCTCCTGGGCGCCTTCGATGGAGGGGACCCTGGCGGGGTTTAAGGAGCAGTCCCCATTGAGCTCCTGGGTACCCTCAATGGAGGGGCCCTCAGTGGAGG TTAGGGAGCAGTCCCCGGTGGGCTCCTGGGTGCCCTCGCCAGAGAGGAAACCAATGGCAGTTAGGGAGCAGACCCTGGTGGGCTCCTGGGCACCCTTGATGGAGGGGACCTCAGTGGGGGGTAGGGAGCAGTCCCCAATGGGCTCCTGGGTGCCCTCGACAGAGGGGACCTCAGTGGGGGGTAGGGAGCAGTCCCCGGTGG GCTCTTGGGCACCCTCGATGGAGGGGACCTCAGTGAGGGGTAGGGAGCAGTCCCCAGTGGGTTCCTGGGTGCCCTCGCCAGAGAGGAAACCAGTAGCAGTTAGGGAGCAGTCCCCGGTGGGCTCCTGGGCACCCTCAATGGAGGGGACCTCAGTGGGGGGTAGGGAGCAGTCCCCAGTGGGCTCCTGGGCACCCTCGACAGAGGGGACCTTAATGGGGGGTAGGGAGCAGTCCCcagtgggctcctgggtgcccTCGCCAGAGAGGAAACCAGTGGCAGTTAGGGAGCAGTCCCCGGTGGGCTCCTGGGCACCCTCGACAGAGGGGACCTCAGTGGGGGGTAGGGAGCAGTCCCCGGTGGGCTCATGGGTGCCCTCACCAGAGAGGAAACCAGTGGCAGTTAGGGAGCAGTCCCCGGTGAGCTCCTGGGCGCCCTCAACAGAGGGGACCCCAGCGGGAGGTACACAGCAGTCCCcagtgggctcctgggtgcccTCAATGGAGGGGACCTCAGTGGGGGGTAGAGAGCAGTCcccagtgggcacctgggtgaaggggaaaatacatcggtgggcagagaggagcaggcatcagtgggcagaggagagagcaaATGTAGAGGAGCTGTCCCAGGATACCATGGGGCCTTCTGAGGTGCCCTACCTCCCCGAGCAGGAGATGGGCAGTGTCTCCAGCAGCCAGAAGATGGACAATGTCTCCCTgtctcccacccctctgcctgcatcAGAGGGGGAGGATACAACCCGGTCGCCAACCTCACTGACCCCCGTGTCAGAAGTGGGAGCTGGGGGGTCCCCACCGCTCAGCAGCATATCTCAAGAGCCTCTCGAGCCCAAGGAGATGTCAGACCTCAGCCCTGTGACCACAACGGGGCTGTCCTCAGCGGGTGTCTCACCCTCACCCTTGGAAGTTGAGAGCGGGACGGACCTGGCTGCCAGCGGGGATAAGGAAGAGGAACAGGATGTCTTCAGCCCTTCAGCCAG catgCTCAGTACCGAGAGCCCTCAATAG